A genomic segment from Montipora foliosa isolate CH-2021 chromosome 9, ASM3666993v2, whole genome shotgun sequence encodes:
- the LOC137969581 gene encoding uncharacterized protein, with protein MEAKLHEPVRWDIGIEVMFRTSKRSMADKQTICKQPSLNTSNPNTSSDESLANDEDMDQILQEIENRNNYPSLKNAKKRDSDKMFSRAESFAKDEDMDRILNEIDDQSKYNPSSKYDKKRTLFAGNEGIPPDEELNQFFVDVEKRNEELKELLQVVENSSEGNGGRQSRINSASAKGSSDSLVEQLMRQELHDDDKDKKGLNSKFSCKANRGRKLATSASEQELDQMLAELLEL; from the coding sequence ATGGAAGCAAAATTGCATGAGCCCGTCAGATGGGATATTGGCATCGAGGTAATGTTCAGAACTTCGAAGCGATCAATGGCGGATAAGCAGACAATTTGTAAGCAGCCATCATTAAACACCTCAAACCCAAATACCTCGAGCGATGAAAGTCTGGCCAATGACGAGGACATGGACCAAATTCTGCAGGAAATCGAGAATCGAAACAATTATCCTTCGTTAAAGAACGCAAAGAAGCGGGACTCAGACAAAATGTTTTCAAGAGCTGAGAGTTTTGCTAAAGACGAGGATATGGATAGAATTTTGAACGAAATTGATGACCAAAGTAAGTACAATCCATCgtcaaaatatgataaaaaacGAACCCTTTTTGCTGGTAATGAAGGAATTCCCCCAGACGAGGAATTGAACCAGTTTTTTGTCGACGTTGAAAAACGCAACGAAGAACTGAAAGAGTTGCTTCAAGTCGTTGAGAACAGCAGCGAAGGAAACGGGGGGCGGCAATCTAGAATTAACTCAGCTAGTGCGAAAGGAAGCTCTGATTCTTTGGTTGAGCAACTTATGCGACAAGAGTTACATGACGATGATAAAGATAAGAAAGGCCTAAACTCAAAGTTTTCATGCAAAGCGAACCGGGGCCGAAAACTAGCAACTAGCGCCTCTGAGCAGGAACTTGATCAAATGCTGGCAGAATTGTTGGAATTGTGA